In candidate division KSB1 bacterium, the DNA window GGCATGCCGTCCATGATGGGGATGGCGCGCCGCCGTTCGGGGCTCCATTCCGGGGCAGAGCTCACCAAGTACTCGTAAGCCTCCGGCTCCTCAAGCTGTTCGGCATTCACCCGCGCCAGGCTGCAATAGTGATGACCGTCGCGCAGCCACGTTCCGTAGACGTACACCATCCCCTCTGCAAAGAACGAAAGCACTGCTGCCCCGTAGCATGGCTCATCCGCGGCCCACCATAGAGTTGAGTCTTGCCTGACAACTCTCTCAAAGGCCAGTTCTGGATAGCGCGCCACCGCCAAGCCAGTGCCCGCCACCTCGAATTTGTACGGCCAGCATCGCCCTGACAGCAACGCCACGCGCACGTAGAACAGGTAGACGCGCCCATGCATAAAGAGGCCGTGCAGCGGCCATATCCGGCACCTCTCCGGGTCCTCCTCTGACAGCCAGGGGAGCAATTGCCGCGGATACCCGCCCTCATCGGTGAGATAGCAGTAACTGCGCAGGCCCGGGGCGCTGAGCAGTCCGGTGCTCGACGGCATGCGCTCTAGCAGTCGCCTTCCCGATTCGTCAAACGTCCCCAGCAGCGTGTCCCCAAACACCCACAGCGCTTCGCCATCGCCAAGAGGTATGGAATAGGCGCAGTCCTGGCCGATCACCCTGACGGGATTGTCAACGAAGAGAAGGCCGCAGTCCCGCGCCTGTGCGACCTGCAACGGCTTCGGCTCTGCCGTGTGCGTGTCGTTGCTCCGCATGGCCGGCGAGGTGCTCTTCACACCTCCAACTCGACGGTGACAATCTTCTTGTGCGGCACCTCGAGGCGTAAGTCGCCCGAGTCGCCCAGCGGGAGAGGGCGCATGCGCTCCTCGTTCAGGTTCGTGAGGTAAGCCTTTCGGATTGGACGCGCCAGGTGCAGGTGTCCTTCCACGGCTTTCTCGGTCGGGTTGAAGAAGCGCACGATGAGCGAGTCGCGTTCCTCACACTTTTTCACCGCGCTCAGCACCAGGCCATTGGGCTGCAGTCGCAAAAAGCTGAGGCGCGGCGGCAGGTCGCCCGCGGAAATGCCGCACTGGAAGGCCCTCACCGGGGCAAAGTGGCGGTACGTCTGGGCGAATACCTCGCCGTCTTCCCAATTGCCAAAGTGGGGATACAGGGCATAGGCGCATGTGTGCCGGCCAAGGCATTGCGAGCCGACCTGGTCGAGTCGCTCCACGCGCTCCGGGGGCAGGCCCACTTTCGGATAGCGCACGCCCTTGATCAGCGTCAGCAACATGGTGCGCCACTCGTTGTCCTGCACCTCATATTCCACCAGCCCGTGGCTGATGAGCGCCAGACCAACGTTCCCGTCGGAGATACCAACAAAGGACAGGTGAGGCTGAGTCCCTGTCATCGGCTCCACCCAGTCGCGCGTGTCGGGCAGCTCGATGCTCCTGGTCACCACGTCGAAGGCCGTCTCCACGTCCACGCCGGCGGCGGCAATCCCAGTGGGGAAGCAGACGCGCAAGCGGTGGTCCATGGCCTGGTTATCAAAAGTGGTAACGATGTCCAGGCGCGGGCAGCCGTTGCGCAAGGTGATGCGCGAGGAGATGGGCAGCGCCACCAGCTCGTCGCTCCGGCGCTGTTTTCCGGGCGCCAAGCCTTTCGGCACCTGCATGACCATGTCCACCTGCACGGTGGTCTGCAGCTCGCCGTCCTCCACCACCGTCAATTGCGCGGCGCACCCCAAGGAGCTCACCTTTGCGTTGGCCAACGGTGAGATGTGCGTCCACGGGTCGCCCGCTTCCGCTTCATCCTCGAAGAAATGGCAGTTCCGGAAAACGCGGCCACTTGGCTTGTGAGTGAGGTCAAACACCCCGTTTGGCCGGAACTGCACCCGCAGGAACTCGTTCTCCATGGTGTCGTTGGCCACCATCATGGAGCCATAGTTGACCAGCTCCCCCTCTTTGCGCTGCACGATGAAGGTGCGGTAGCCGCAGCCCGGGACCTGCGCCGCCTCGAATAGGAAGCGGAACCGGCGCGTGTAGAACGGCGAAGGGATGTCGTACGGATTCATCACCAGCGCGCCCCACTCCTTGCGCTCAGCAAGCTGGCAGCGTACCGGCTCGCCCGTCTCGGCGTCGACCACAGCCATCGCCTTATGCTTGGGCTCCTCCGGAAAGTCCACCTCCACTTCCACAATTTCCGTCCGGTCAAATTGCAACGGGTTGAAGACCACCACGGCGGTGTGTTCCGGTGCCACGTGTGCTAAGTTAATGCGCTTGGCTACAAATGCACAGGCGCGATTGGTGA includes these proteins:
- a CDS encoding glycosyl hydrolase-related protein; translated protein: MEGTEKHYAFHVISNTHWDREWRYPAQETRLHLVELMDWLLELFARYPEYKHYHLDSQTIPLEDYLEVRPEKREELKKFISEGRLLVGPWYTLPEMNTVSGEAIVRNLMRGHKVAGQFGAVMKVGYTPTSYGQLSQIAQIYAGFGIDGMMFYRGIARDECATEYILEAPDGTQILGLRLSALFSRAAFWIHLLRPTMYENASHDGIYRWSLGQMPFRRCDAAAGDQDYWLLKPSSLEHFNTAVLDEGMKNIRADVAADATTPYLVVLDGMDSVFPHPNTIKVIEYCNAKQTGDVYIHSSFPAVLEKIKKAVDRSRLTVLKGERRHPSVDNWFNRLLKDNISTRLYQKQINARMQTLLEKWAEPWSAFALLLGEEYPAALLELAWKHLLTNHPHDNITGVSVDQVHRDMLYRWDQVGQIGEALTNRACAFVAKRINLAHVAPEHTAVVVFNPLQFDRTEIVEVEVDFPEEPKHKAMAVVDAETGEPVRCQLAERKEWGALVMNPYDIPSPFYTRRFRFLFEAAQVPGCGYRTFIVQRKEGELVNYGSMMVANDTMENEFLRVQFRPNGVFDLTHKPSGRVFRNCHFFEDEAEAGDPWTHISPLANAKVSSLGCAAQLTVVEDGELQTTVQVDMVMQVPKGLAPGKQRRSDELVALPISSRITLRNGCPRLDIVTTFDNQAMDHRLRVCFPTGIAAAGVDVETAFDVVTRSIELPDTRDWVEPMTGTQPHLSFVGISDGNVGLALISHGLVEYEVQDNEWRTMLLTLIKGVRYPKVGLPPERVERLDQVGSQCLGRHTCAYALYPHFGNWEDGEVFAQTYRHFAPVRAFQCGISAGDLPPRLSFLRLQPNGLVLSAVKKCEERDSLIVRFFNPTEKAVEGHLHLARPIRKAYLTNLNEERMRPLPLGDSGDLRLEVPHKKIVTVELEV
- a CDS encoding DUF4185 domain-containing protein translates to MKSTSPAMRSNDTHTAEPKPLQVAQARDCGLLFVDNPVRVIGQDCAYSIPLGDGEALWVFGDTLLGTFDESGRRLLERMPSSTGLLSAPGLRSYCYLTDEGGYPRQLLPWLSEEDPERCRIWPLHGLFMHGRVYLFYVRVALLSGRCWPYKFEVAGTGLAVARYPELAFERVVRQDSTLWWAADEPCYGAAVLSFFAEGMVYVYGTWLRDGHHYCSLARVNAEQLEEPEAYEYLVSSAPEWSPERRRAIPIMDGMPTEMSVSYNAHLRCYLAVHSWETTGKLVARTAPCPWGPWSQPQLLWTARVPLRNPLVYGGPLVYAGKEHPELAREQGRVIYLTFVEFEEYYPRLIEVTLE